In the genome of Bremerella sp. P1, the window CACAATTTTAAATTTTCCGCAATATAGGCGAATTGGTTCGTGGTGGATAGTGATCGTAGTTGATTGATTGTGATTGATCGGTACGATACAGGCGTTCCTTTAAGAAGCTTCGTTACCCCTGCATGCCCGTATTTCGGAGCACCCCAACATGTCTCTCAAGCTGAATCTTGGCGTTAAAACTGACCCGATTGAGTATCGGTATTCGTTTCCTTGGCTATTCCGCTTACTGGCCGAAGAAGGCATTCAGCTCGTTCAGCTGGGCACCTGGTTCGAGCTATATCAGCTGCCGGACGAGTTCTTTGTGAACCTTCGTCGCGAAGCAGAGGATCACGGCATTCAAATCGACAGCATGTTCACCGCTCATCGTGAACTGGGAGGCTTCTTCCGTAGTGAAGCGGGATTCGAGCAAGTGGCTCGGCGGAATTTCGAGCGACTGATCGAAGTAGGGGCATTGTTGGGGGCAACGTCGGTCGGGTCGAACCCTGGTGCCGTGCTGCGGGATCAGATGGGTACCAAGACTGACGGAGTGAACTGTTATGTTCGCCACATGAAGGAGTTGATGCATCTGGCACACGAGAAAGGCGTGTCGTGGCTGACGATCGAGCCCATGTCTTGTCTGGCTGAGCCGCCAACCTTGCCTGAAGAAGTTGCCGATATGGGGCGTGAGCTGATGGATTACCATCGTCAGCATGCCGACTCGACCGCTGCGATCGGCTACTGTGCGGACATTGCTCATGGCTATATCGATCAGCAGGACCAGGTCGGCTACGACCACATCCAGCTCTTTGAAGCCACCTATCCTTGGCTCTATGAAGTTCACTTAAAGAACACCGATACGCGGTTCAATTCGACGTTCGGCTTCGGACCCGAGGAACGCGAAAAGGGAATTGTCGACGTTCCTCACTTCCGAGATCTATTGAAGAAGAATGCTGATAAGTTGCCCGTTCAAGAGATGACCGGCTACTTGGAAATTGGCGGCCCGAAGCTTGGTCGCGACTACAGCGACCATCAGCTGCAAGACCAGCTACGTAGCTCGCTTCGCTATTTGAAAGATGCATTCCTGGGAGAAACCGAAGCAGCACCTGCGGTTCATGCGGTCCATGGGGCAGGCGATGCCACGACGGCGAAGAACCCGGTCGAGATCTCACCATCGATGATGTGCGTCGATGCCCTTAACTTCGAATCGGCTCTCCGGCAGGTAGAAGCGTTGGGCGTTGATATGCTGCACATGGATATCATGGACGGGCACTTCGTCCCCAACATGCCAATGGGATTGGCGGTGCTTGAGCGTCTGCAGGATGCCACGCAGTTGCCGCTCGATGTGCACCTGATGGTTTCGAATAACGACTTCTTCGTTCAGCAGTTGGCCAATTTGCGGGTTAGTCAGATCTCTGTTCATTTGGAGTCGGCCCTTCATCTCGATCGAACACTCTCACACATCCGTGACCTGGGGATCAAGGCCGGCGTTGCGATCAATCCGGGCACGCCGTTGTCGGCGATTGATTACGTGCTCGAACGGATTGATTACGTGTTGGTGATGACCGTGAATCCTGGTTATGCGGGGCAAAAGATGACGCCTGCATCACTGCGGAAGATTGCTGATTGTCACGAGCTTCTCGCGACTCGCGGTTTCGATTTGCCGATTCAGGTCGACGGCAATGTCAGTTTCGAGAATATCCCTGGAATGGTTGCCGCCGGGGCCACGAATCTTGTTGCTGGTACCAGTAGCATCTTCCATAAATCGGGTTCGATGCAAGAGAACAAGCGGCGCATGCTTGAAGCGATCGAGGAAGGTCTGGCGGCACGCAAGAAGCCAGAACTCGCGGCCGTGTAGTCTTACTGCCTCGCAAGCGTTCTCGAAATTTCCAGACATTCTGCCCCTATGTGACGTGCTATGAGTTCAACTGAAGACAAGAAGATGGAAGCCATTGTTCTGCACGCCGTGGGTGACCTGCGGTACGAACAAGTCTCGGTTCCCGAAGTGGAGCCTGGCAAAGTGCGAGTACGCATTGGTTTCTGCGGCGTATGCGGATCTGATATTCCTCGCTGTTTCTCGAAGGGGACGTATAGCTTCCCCACGATTTGCGGGCACGAATTTGCCGGCACTGTGGAAGCTTGCGGCGATGGTGTTCAGGACTTCCAGCCCGGGGACCGCGTGGCTGTTTTTCCTCTATTGTGGAAAGACGATCACGCTGCCTGTGAACAAGGGAAATATGCCCAGTCAGACGGGTACGACTACCTTGGGTCGCGCAGTGATGGTGGTTTCACCGAATATGTGATCGCTCCTGAGCGGAACTTGATTCGAGTGCCGGATAACGTTTCGTTGGAAGAAGCGGCCATGACCGAACCAGCGGCGGTGGCGCTGCATGCGGTTCGTCGAGCTAACGTTCGTCTGGGTGACTCGGTTGCCGTGTTTGGCCTTGGCCCAATTGGCTTAATGGTTGCCCAGTGGTTGAAAGCATCCGGAGCAGGTCCCATTCTGCTGTTCGATATCCAGCCAGAAAAACTGGAAATCGCCAGGAATCTTGGCTTCGAGCATACCTTCGATAGCCGCGACGGTAACGTGAATGATATCGTCAAGCAGCATACCGATGGGCATGGTGTCCATGTCGCAATCGAAGCGGCCGGTGTGCCGCCAACGATGCTGGCGGCGATCGAAGTCGTCCGAAGATCAGGCCGGGTTGTTCTGCTGGGAAATCCGGCAGCCGACGTCACCTTGCCGGCACCACTCATTTCCCAGGCAATGCGACGCGAGATCGATATGCTCGGCGTCTGGAACTCCGACTTCAGTGTCTACAGCGATGACGACGACTGGCGAACGGTTCTCGCAGCGATGAGCAGCGGAATCCTGAATCTCAAACCACTTATCACGCACCGTGTACCTCTGGTCGAAGGAATCGCCGCGTTGGAAATGATGCACCAGCAGTCCGAGTTCTTCACCAAGGTTCTCATTCATCCCGAAGCAAAATAGCCCCTATCAGCACGTAAATACCATGAATGCTCAAGTTCAATATCTCGATCAGCCAGGCGGGACGTTCACTACCACTTCGCAAGAGATGGCATCCCCAGCCCCGGGCGAAATCCGTCTTCGCACGGTAACGACTTCGGTGTGTCAGTCCGACGTGGTGATCTATAAGCAAGGGCTGCCGCGAATTAAGAAATGGCCGGCAATTCTACTTCACGAGGCTGCATGTGTCGTGGATGAAGTCGGTGAAGGAGTCACTCAGTTTGAACCAGGGGATCTGGTCGGCCTTGGCTGCGACATTCCCTGTGGTGATGCCGAGTGCATCTACTGCGGAGAAAACGGAACCGGCGATTGGACCAGCTGCCCTAATACCTGGGCGACCGGTCACGAGTTCGATGGCTTTGCTCGTTCGCATGCCGTGTTGCCGGATTGGTTTGTCAAATATGGGCCAATTGTCAAATTCCCCAAGGGCTTCAATCCTTCACATGCCTGCCAGCTGGAACCCCTGGCGTGCTGCCTGGAAGGGATGACCCGCGTCAATCACTGTATCGAGAACCGGATCGTGGTACTGATCGGAGCTGGCTCGCAAAGTACGTACGCCTTGCAATGTGCCCAGGCCATGAACGCTCGCAAAATCATCATGATCAATCGTGGGCAGGAACGGCTCGAACGTGTCATGCGAGATTTTGGGGATGACAACGTTGTGGGGATTCGCTGGGACGAGAACGTCGTCGAGAACGTTTACAAGGAATGTCAGCCATTCAACGAACCACACTTCGTCATGGTGAACGCACCCGTCGCAGCTGCCTACGAACTCGCCCCAAAACTGATGGGCTACGGGACGGTGATGGATGCCCATGCCGGTGTTAAGGGAGCCAGTGGCAAGCCGCGGCTGGCTCATGAAGTTGACCTAAACAACGACATCCACTACCGCCTGCAATGTTACCAGGCCACGCACGGTTCGAGCATGCGTGGGATTCGGCTGGCACACGAGTTTCTTTCGGAAGGAAGGCTGCCGAAGATTGATTTGATGACCAACGACACCGAACGATTTGGCAGCGACGACATTCAAGCTGCCATTGCCCGAGCTGCCGACTCGGACAGCCTCAAGGTGATCGTGCACTGGGATTAGCTGTTACTTCTTCGGCAAGGGAGATTTCAAAAACTCGAGCAAGTTAGCCATTTGGTCGAGCGGAATCTCCTTTTCCATTCCATCGGGCATGAGTGACCGATCGCTCGTTTGGAATAGTTCAATCTCGCTTCGCGGGATCTCCTGCATTTTGCCGTCGGCCATTTGCAAAACAATGGATTGCGGCGACTGGTGCGTGACGATCCCGCTGAAGGCTTGGCCATCCACGGTCAAGATTTGGCTCGCAGCATACTTCGGTTCGACCTTTCCGCTTGGGTTGAGAATGTCGAACAGGATCGCTTCCCGCGGTCGATTGGAAGAATCGGCCAAGTCCGGGCCAACGCTTGGCTGTCCCGCTTCGGCAGGCACATGGCACTTGGCGCACTGCTTCAAGAAAACAGCACGACCAGCCAAAGGACTGCCGATCGTATGCGTAGCCGTTTCGTATTGCTTCAGGACAGCAGCTCGATCTGCACTGGCTCCGCGTCCGAGCAATTGTTCGGCAAGTTTGCGAATCGAATCACTGCGATGCTGACGAAGTTGCGTCTGTTGATCAAGGCTCAAAGCGGTGACGCTTACTGTGCCTTTTTGAATGCCGCCCAGGATGAAGTCGACTCCACGGGTGTTCTTCAACAGCAGTGACAGGGCCGTTTGACGTACCGATGGCTCTAGCTCGGGCCAGAGGTCGGCAAGAAGCAGTTCTCGGTTATCGGTTAGCGAACCGGCGAGTGCGGTTATGGCCGCCTGCTGTACCAAAGGAGGCTCGCGAGGTGAGCATAGGCTGGCAAAGAAGTCGTCTTCGGCCAATGATGCCGATCGCAGTAGGACGATCGCATCGCCACGTGTCTGTGGAGATTCATCTTCCGCTTTTGCCAAATCAAGAAGCTTCTCAGTGAGATCCTGCTTGCCATTGGGGATCTTGGAAATGAAGGCCTGGAATCGCTTCCCTTGGGCAAGCCCGTCGGCTATTCCTCGGAGAATTGCCAGTTGCTGAGACGCATCTTGCTGCGCCATTGCCTTTTTGAACGTTGATCCCAGTTCCTCGTCGTTCGACCTGGCGCCTACCACTTTTGCCAGCCGATAGGTGAGATCGCTCGTGCTCTTGATTTTGTTTTGAGCAAGAAGCGAAGCGGCACATTCTTGGGTCGCAGCCACGATCGCATCGGCAAACGCAGGGTCATCTCCGTCGCTTGAAATCAAGTCACTGAGTACGGTGACCTTGCCCGAATCCTCGGTCAATCCCATCGCCAGGGCAAGTTGGTAGCGAACCCAGGGAGAAGCATCGCCGGTCATCCCAAAGACGCTCTTCAGTGTCTTTTGTTGTTTGGGCCAGTGTCGAGAAGCAAGTCGAATAGCGGCAGCACGGACTTCGCTATGGTCATCACCGAGAGCCTTTTCGATGGTTCCATTATCAAGTTGGTTTAGGCCTTCCAGCGTCCAAATCGCATGCAGACGTGCGAGGGGGAATTTCGAGGTGGTAGCCAATGCGACTAGTGCATCGGCCGCTTCGGTCTTCTGACCTTCCACAAGAATTTGCTGGGCAGTGCGACGCCGCCAACCGTTGGCATCTTCCAACATCTGAACAAGTCCGTCGGTCGTTTTCGGCAGCATGTATGTTTGTTGGGTCGTCCTTTGATCAGGCACGACTCGCCAGATTCGCCCACGGTCGTCACCGGCTCGCCAGTCGAGTTGGGCAGCGATCTCGGGTGGAAGGAATTTGGGATGCTCGACCCAAAGTCGATACATATCGGCCAGATACAGCATGCCATCGGGACCATTGGCCAGGCTCGCAGGGCGGAACCACGTGTCGGTCGAAGCGATAAAGTCGGCGTCTTCCCGGGCACGCTGCGATGAAAGTGTGGCTCCATCACGCGTCACAATTGCCCTGGTGACCAGATGCCCAATTGGTTCGCATGCGAAGACACTACTTTCCATTGTCGGACCTAAACCAGCCCCGACGTACGCAGTGGTACCACAAGCCGATGTGTGCGTACCAGCGTGAGAAAGCCAGTTGCTTTTCATCGCTACCAGGGGGAATACCTTTGAGTCGCCGCCAGATGGAGCGACATCGTATTGCACGCGATGCAGTGGAGCATAGCGATTGCGGGCAGCTTCTTCGGTCGACATGGTCGTGGCAATAATCGGATTACGGTTGGTGCTGAATAGTCGATCTCCCCAGGCCGTGAAGGTGTTGCCATATTGTCCTGTGCCGCTGGCGGAACCGAATTCATAGGTCAGTGGATCGATCCAGAATTCCGTACGCCCTATCGTCGTCGGTTCCTTCTGGCCTGGACCTAAAATCTTTCCGATGCCGTAGTTGAAGTAAATGCGATTGTCCAATCCCCAGCGAGGGCAACCAATTTGCATCTGAGGATGCGCTGGCTGGAATCCGCGAAAGAGAATTTCCCGAGAGTCGGCAACATCGTCGCCGTTCTTATCCTTAAGCAGGATCAATTCGGTTTGAGCACATGCCAAGATTCCACCACTCAGCGGCATTAAGCTATGACAGAAGTTCAGCTTGTCGGCGAAGACGGTTCGCTTGTCCATCTGCCCGTCGTTATCGGTATCTTCGACAAGCACGATGCGCGATAGTGGGGCCGCTCCTTCCTCGGACGGTCCAATGGGGTAATCCCCATATTCGGCAACGAACATGCGTCCGTTGGGATCGAAGGCTATGGCGACAGGGTCCATTACCAACGGTTCCGCCGCTACCAGTTGCAAGTGGTAACCTGGCTCGACCTGAAATGTCTTAAGTTGCTCAGCAGCTGACTTGGGGGGCGGTGTTGCCTCGTTGACCCAGTGGCGTCCTCCTTTGTTTTTTTCTTCCTCACTCAGCTTGGCGGTTGTGTCGCTGGGTTTCGTTCGGCCGTCGTCAGCAAGGGTGGCGATTTCTTCAAGGGATAACGCTCGATTGAAAATCGCCACTTCGTCCAAACGTCCTTCCCAGTTGCTGGTGTCATTGGCATGTCCCCCGATGTAAACCTGGTCGGTTGCCGCGGTGGAGTCGGCCTGGGCTTCGATTTCCAGTTGTCCGTTCAGATAGATACGCACCATGTCGTCTGTGTGAACCAGCACGACGTTGGCCCACTCCCAACGTTCGATAGGCGTCTTGCCGTACGTCAGTGTCGCGTCCGCGGTTTCCAGGACGAGCTTGCCTGCGTGGTCTCCCTTTCCAGCGATCCCAAGCGACACACCGTTGGAGAGGAACCATCCCGCGATCGGACGTGCGTTCAGATCGTGACCATTCCAGATCCATTGGCTGATCGAATATGTTTCGCCAAGCTCAGGCGCGTCGGCGACGATCCGCCCGTCTGCAAAGTGCGCGGCCCGGTTTAGCTCGGTCTCTGTCGCCAGAGATGGTCCATCGGCGCCCTCCAGAAAGAAGACGACTCCGTCTTCGATGGCTGCCGGTTTGGCATTGGGGGAAAAGTCACGGGCATTGGGGCCTTCCATGTCGTGCAAGGGAAAGTAGCGAATCGGTCCCAGCTTATGGATCGAAGCCGCCATCTTGCTTTCAGGGGGCAGCGATTCCCGGCGAGGTTGGCCGGTAACTTTTTCCAATAGCGCTAGATCCGCCTCGACGATCTTGGGCTCTGCGGTGGTTTCGAGGCCTGCGGAGCGGGCTGCCCAGGTGTTGTACCCCCCGAGAACATGTTGTTCCGGTGGTGGAATATAGCCATCGCCTCCGTTGGCCAACTCAATCACCATGGTCTGCGGCAGAGGACTGCGACGTTTGAGCTTAAGGCCGGTCAGTGCATAGGTTTCGTTCGGGGTAGTCGCAATGGCAATTGAGCCAATCCGTAGTGCCTGGAGGACGATCTCCGTTGACTGCCGTTCGTTGAGAATAACCTGCTCGCGGGCATAGACTTCGGCCGGTGTCTTGGGGTTGCGATCTCCCATCTCAGTGACAATCTCTTGGGCCCACGTGAGTCGCTCGGCAGTAGGAACTCGGTAGTTCAATCGCATACGCGTTTCTGCCATAGCCAACGGCGCTTCCCGTTGGTACTCGATCCCCTCCAACGCTTGATGCGTTTTGGCGACCATTCCATCGACG includes:
- a CDS encoding alcohol dehydrogenase catalytic domain-containing protein encodes the protein MNAQVQYLDQPGGTFTTTSQEMASPAPGEIRLRTVTTSVCQSDVVIYKQGLPRIKKWPAILLHEAACVVDEVGEGVTQFEPGDLVGLGCDIPCGDAECIYCGENGTGDWTSCPNTWATGHEFDGFARSHAVLPDWFVKYGPIVKFPKGFNPSHACQLEPLACCLEGMTRVNHCIENRIVVLIGAGSQSTYALQCAQAMNARKIIMINRGQERLERVMRDFGDDNVVGIRWDENVVENVYKECQPFNEPHFVMVNAPVAAAYELAPKLMGYGTVMDAHAGVKGASGKPRLAHEVDLNNDIHYRLQCYQATHGSSMRGIRLAHEFLSEGRLPKIDLMTNDTERFGSDDIQAAIARAADSDSLKVIVHWD
- a CDS encoding PVC-type heme-binding CxxCH protein, coding for MRLRCCVVFALLILLMSPLALQAELKVGAASIDITPQSFPVLINGGFYSRQGEPKNIHARAIVLDDGETRIAIVVTDSCMLPKDLADSAKQLAAQRAKIRPDHMLISATHTHTAPSSMGALGTDADPTYVPYLRIKLAEAILEAEKNLRPAQVGWGSTDANEFTALRRWILRPGQEREDPFGELTVRASMHTAKNNLENVTGESGPEDPELSIISFQSLDGEPIALLANFSMHYFSGGGAADYFGAYCEKLEEALGKNDKGEPKFVAVMSHGCSGDIWRVDYRTGTNQTFDGFVDGMVAKTHQALEGIEYQREAPLAMAETRMRLNYRVPTAERLTWAQEIVTEMGDRNPKTPAEVYAREQVILNERQSTEIVLQALRIGSIAIATTPNETYALTGLKLKRRSPLPQTMVIELANGGDGYIPPPEQHVLGGYNTWAARSAGLETTAEPKIVEADLALLEKVTGQPRRESLPPESKMAASIHKLGPIRYFPLHDMEGPNARDFSPNAKPAAIEDGVVFFLEGADGPSLATETELNRAAHFADGRIVADAPELGETYSISQWIWNGHDLNARPIAGWFLSNGVSLGIAGKGDHAGKLVLETADATLTYGKTPIERWEWANVVLVHTDDMVRIYLNGQLEIEAQADSTAATDQVYIGGHANDTSNWEGRLDEVAIFNRALSLEEIATLADDGRTKPSDTTAKLSEEEKNKGGRHWVNEATPPPKSAAEQLKTFQVEPGYHLQLVAAEPLVMDPVAIAFDPNGRMFVAEYGDYPIGPSEEGAAPLSRIVLVEDTDNDGQMDKRTVFADKLNFCHSLMPLSGGILACAQTELILLKDKNGDDVADSREILFRGFQPAHPQMQIGCPRWGLDNRIYFNYGIGKILGPGQKEPTTIGRTEFWIDPLTYEFGSASGTGQYGNTFTAWGDRLFSTNRNPIIATTMSTEEAARNRYAPLHRVQYDVAPSGGDSKVFPLVAMKSNWLSHAGTHTSACGTTAYVGAGLGPTMESSVFACEPIGHLVTRAIVTRDGATLSSQRAREDADFIASTDTWFRPASLANGPDGMLYLADMYRLWVEHPKFLPPEIAAQLDWRAGDDRGRIWRVVPDQRTTQQTYMLPKTTDGLVQMLEDANGWRRRTAQQILVEGQKTEAADALVALATTSKFPLARLHAIWTLEGLNQLDNGTIEKALGDDHSEVRAAAIRLASRHWPKQQKTLKSVFGMTGDASPWVRYQLALAMGLTEDSGKVTVLSDLISSDGDDPAFADAIVAATQECAASLLAQNKIKSTSDLTYRLAKVVGARSNDEELGSTFKKAMAQQDASQQLAILRGIADGLAQGKRFQAFISKIPNGKQDLTEKLLDLAKAEDESPQTRGDAIVLLRSASLAEDDFFASLCSPREPPLVQQAAITALAGSLTDNRELLLADLWPELEPSVRQTALSLLLKNTRGVDFILGGIQKGTVSVTALSLDQQTQLRQHRSDSIRKLAEQLLGRGASADRAAVLKQYETATHTIGSPLAGRAVFLKQCAKCHVPAEAGQPSVGPDLADSSNRPREAILFDILNPSGKVEPKYAASQILTVDGQAFSGIVTHQSPQSIVLQMADGKMQEIPRSEIELFQTSDRSLMPDGMEKEIPLDQMANLLEFLKSPLPKK
- a CDS encoding galactitol-1-phosphate 5-dehydrogenase; this encodes MSSTEDKKMEAIVLHAVGDLRYEQVSVPEVEPGKVRVRIGFCGVCGSDIPRCFSKGTYSFPTICGHEFAGTVEACGDGVQDFQPGDRVAVFPLLWKDDHAACEQGKYAQSDGYDYLGSRSDGGFTEYVIAPERNLIRVPDNVSLEEAAMTEPAAVALHAVRRANVRLGDSVAVFGLGPIGLMVAQWLKASGAGPILLFDIQPEKLEIARNLGFEHTFDSRDGNVNDIVKQHTDGHGVHVAIEAAGVPPTMLAAIEVVRRSGRVVLLGNPAADVTLPAPLISQAMRREIDMLGVWNSDFSVYSDDDDWRTVLAAMSSGILNLKPLITHRVPLVEGIAALEMMHQQSEFFTKVLIHPEAK
- the rpe gene encoding ribulose-phosphate 3-epimerase; this encodes MSLKLNLGVKTDPIEYRYSFPWLFRLLAEEGIQLVQLGTWFELYQLPDEFFVNLRREAEDHGIQIDSMFTAHRELGGFFRSEAGFEQVARRNFERLIEVGALLGATSVGSNPGAVLRDQMGTKTDGVNCYVRHMKELMHLAHEKGVSWLTIEPMSCLAEPPTLPEEVADMGRELMDYHRQHADSTAAIGYCADIAHGYIDQQDQVGYDHIQLFEATYPWLYEVHLKNTDTRFNSTFGFGPEEREKGIVDVPHFRDLLKKNADKLPVQEMTGYLEIGGPKLGRDYSDHQLQDQLRSSLRYLKDAFLGETEAAPAVHAVHGAGDATTAKNPVEISPSMMCVDALNFESALRQVEALGVDMLHMDIMDGHFVPNMPMGLAVLERLQDATQLPLDVHLMVSNNDFFVQQLANLRVSQISVHLESALHLDRTLSHIRDLGIKAGVAINPGTPLSAIDYVLERIDYVLVMTVNPGYAGQKMTPASLRKIADCHELLATRGFDLPIQVDGNVSFENIPGMVAAGATNLVAGTSSIFHKSGSMQENKRRMLEAIEEGLAARKKPELAAV